Part of the Sporosarcina sp. FSL K6-2383 genome is shown below.
TTGAATGGAGGGATTTTGTGCATCACAAAAAATGGCTATTGCTATGCCTATTCGTCGTTGCTGTACTTATAACGGCTTGTTCTCCTAAAATGCAAGTTGTGGACGGCCCTGAACCGATGGAACACCTAAATCATTTCGTCAGTCAGCTAGATGTTGAAAAAGTATATACAACTGCTGAAGAACTTTCAAAAGAACCGCGTGTCGCGGGAACTGAAACTGAAAAGCAAGCGGCGACTTTTTTAACGGAACAATTGGAAGGTTATGGATATGACGTTGAGATGCAACCTTTTACTTTCGAGCGCTATATCATGCCTGAGAGAATCAATTTACAGCTAGACGATTACGACGATAGCTTCTCACCTGCCCCATTCCAATACTCCATTTCAGGAACTGTTACTGGACAGTTAATAGACGCAGGGCATGGGTTGGAACAAGATTATAAAAATCTGGATGTGGAAGGTAAAATTGTCGTTGTCACTGTCGAGAGCACGTATTTCTATGATCTTGTGTTACATGCATCCAAAGCAGGTGCTGTGGGAATTTTAATTCATTTCCCTGAAGATTATTCGATTGAGAACTGGACACTTGCAAAGCATTCTGAAGACTATATCCCTGCACTCGCCCTCTCCCACGAAGATTATTTGAAATTGTCTAAAACAATGGACAAAGAGGCGACTGTCACAATAGAGGGTTCTCGTGTGGAACAAGCTAAATCACAAAATATTACAGTCACGAAACAACCGATAACTAAGGAGGATACTCCCACTGATATTGTCATCATTGGAGCACATTACGATTCAGTCGATCAAGCTCCAGGTGCAAGTGATAATGCCAGTGGAACAGCCGTTGTACTCGAATTGGCACGTATATTTAAGGACGTCACAACAACGAAAGAGCTTCGACTCCTATTTTTCGGTGCCGAAGAAGAAGGCTTATACGGTTCTAAAAAATACGTCAGTGCTATGACGGAGGATGAAATCAAACGCTCCGTTGCGATGTTCAACTTAGATATGGTCGGTAGCGCCCATGCCGGCGAGCTATCCATTCAGACAGTCGATGGGATGGACAATACTGCAACTATCCTTGCCAGTAAAGCGTATGAGGAGTTAAACAGGGAAACAATTTGGACTGATTTTGGTGATAGAAGTGATCATACCCCATTCCATGAAGCCGGAATTGACGCAGCATTGTTTATTTATTATCCACTGGAGGATACTTACCATTTACCTGGTGATACAATAGATACATTAAGTAAGGAGCGCCTACTACATGTTGCTAAAATCGTTGCAACCTCGGCGTTAGAATTAACGATAGCTACTGACAAAGAAAAATAAGTTCTAGGCATAGAATTCCAGTCATAAAGAATATAAAGGGGGGTTGCTCTATGGCGACAATTCTTATTGATGCAGACGCTTGTCCAGTGGTCAATGAAACAATCCGAATCGCTGGACATTTCGGGTTTCGTTGTGTCCTCATTTGCGATACAGCACACGAAATGCATCGTGAAGGTGCAGAAACGATTATCGTTTCAAAAGGGGCGGATGCAGTCGATTTTGTGCTTGTCAATCGTGTGCAGAAAGATGATATCGTCGTGACGCAGGATTACGGTTTAGCGGCGATGGTTCTTGCCAAAAAAGGACATCCGATTGATCAAAATGGACGATTGTATACCAATGATAATATCGATCAGTTACTATATGCGCGTCATACTGCACAAAAAGTGAGAATGGCCGGTGGACGATTACGTGGTCCCAAAAAACGTTCTAAAGAAAGTGATTTGAAGTTTGAAGAAAGTTTAAAACAGTTATGTACACAACTCACAAAATAGAAAAGTGACGGGCGATAACACCAAAGGATTTAAATCCTTTGGTGTTTTTATCTTGGCATTCAATAGCTTTGTCTCCTGCATATCAATTCCTTTTCTGAATTCAACTAATCACCATTGAAATACTCGACATTGAACAAAAGAAATTTAGTCTCGAAGATTCGCATTAGATTCCCAATGGAAGCGCTCTCAAATTAAACGGAATATATAGAATTGAACAAACTATCTAAATATTTGTTGTAAAGCTAAATAAAGCGTGCTAGAATATGAAATCAACAGAGTGCAGCTATTTTTTTGACCATAATGGGACTCGCCTCGATCTAAAGGGACAAAAATAGTCCCATGAATATTATTCATTCTGTTAGGCTCCAACTATTACAAAAGGGGGAATTTTCTATGACAACAAATACGTCGATGCTACTAGCCGGTGAGCTTTATATAAACGGGGAATGGAAAAAAAGCAAGTCAGGCCAAACGATTGAGATTACATCACCTTATCTATATGAGCCCATTGGTAATGTGCAAGCCATTACACAAAAGGAGGTTGACGAGGCGATTGACTTTGCACAAGCTGCACAAAAGGAATGGGCACAGACTAGCCTTCAACAGCGTGCTAGCCATTTATACAAATGGGCAGATGCTTTATTGGCCAATCAAGAAAAAATTGCAACTGTCATTATGCATGAAGTTGGAAAAAGCCTAAAGGATGCCAAAAGCGAAGTGACACGAACAGCAGATTTTATTCGCTATACGGTAGAAGAAGCACTTCATATGCATGGAGAAAGTATGAGAGGCGATAGTTTTCCAGGAGGATCTAAATCCAAGGTTGCGATTGTCGAACGTGTTCCACTCGGCGTTGTACTCGCCATTTCTCCGTTCAACTATCCAGTGAACTTAGCCGCCTCAAAGCTGGCGCCAGCATTAATCGCAGGAAATGCAGTTATTTTCAAACCAGCTACACAAGGCGCGCTCAGTGGGACAAAAATGATTGAAGCCCTCCATCAAGCTGGCTTCCCAAAAGGACTTGTTAACTTGGTGACAGGGAAAGGTTCAGTCATTGGCGACTACTTAGTCGAACATAAAGGAATCAATATGATTTCCTTTACGGGCGGCACTGACACGGGTCTTCACCTAGCTAAAAAGTCGGCTATGGTTCCGCTTGTCCTTGAACTCGGTGGGAAAGACCCGGGTATCGTACGACAAGACGCTGATTTACAAGAAGCAGCTAAACAAATTATTAGCGGTGCATTTTCTTACTCAGGCCAACGCTGCACAGCCATTAAGCGCGTACTTGTCCACGAAAGTGTTGCAGACGAACTCGTCGCTCTTTTAAAAGGAGAGATTGAGCAATTAGTCGTAGGTTCTCCAGAAAACGGCAGTACAATCGTTCCGTTGATTGATGATAAGTCGGCTAATTTCGTGCAAGGTTTAATTGATGATGCGGTTAACAAAGGTGCAGTTGTCGTAACAGGTAATCAGCGGAAACAGAACTTAATTCATCCAACGCTGTTGGATCATGT
Proteins encoded:
- a CDS encoding NADP-dependent glyceraldehyde-3-phosphate dehydrogenase, coding for MTTNTSMLLAGELYINGEWKKSKSGQTIEITSPYLYEPIGNVQAITQKEVDEAIDFAQAAQKEWAQTSLQQRASHLYKWADALLANQEKIATVIMHEVGKSLKDAKSEVTRTADFIRYTVEEALHMHGESMRGDSFPGGSKSKVAIVERVPLGVVLAISPFNYPVNLAASKLAPALIAGNAVIFKPATQGALSGTKMIEALHQAGFPKGLVNLVTGKGSVIGDYLVEHKGINMISFTGGTDTGLHLAKKSAMVPLVLELGGKDPGIVRQDADLQEAAKQIISGAFSYSGQRCTAIKRVLVHESVADELVALLKGEIEQLVVGSPENGSTIVPLIDDKSANFVQGLIDDAVNKGAVVVTGNQRKQNLIHPTLLDHVTEEMRLAWEEPFGPALPIIRVSSDEQVIAIANASEFGLQASIFTKDIDKAFAIANQIEAGAVQINGRTERGPDHFPFIGTKGSGMGAQGIRKSIESMTREKVTVLNLAL
- a CDS encoding YaiI/YqxD family protein, giving the protein MATILIDADACPVVNETIRIAGHFGFRCVLICDTAHEMHREGAETIIVSKGADAVDFVLVNRVQKDDIVVTQDYGLAAMVLAKKGHPIDQNGRLYTNDNIDQLLYARHTAQKVRMAGGRLRGPKKRSKESDLKFEESLKQLCTQLTK
- a CDS encoding M28 family peptidase; protein product: MHHKKWLLLCLFVVAVLITACSPKMQVVDGPEPMEHLNHFVSQLDVEKVYTTAEELSKEPRVAGTETEKQAATFLTEQLEGYGYDVEMQPFTFERYIMPERINLQLDDYDDSFSPAPFQYSISGTVTGQLIDAGHGLEQDYKNLDVEGKIVVVTVESTYFYDLVLHASKAGAVGILIHFPEDYSIENWTLAKHSEDYIPALALSHEDYLKLSKTMDKEATVTIEGSRVEQAKSQNITVTKQPITKEDTPTDIVIIGAHYDSVDQAPGASDNASGTAVVLELARIFKDVTTTKELRLLFFGAEEEGLYGSKKYVSAMTEDEIKRSVAMFNLDMVGSAHAGELSIQTVDGMDNTATILASKAYEELNRETIWTDFGDRSDHTPFHEAGIDAALFIYYPLEDTYHLPGDTIDTLSKERLLHVAKIVATSALELTIATDKEK